Proteins co-encoded in one Thermomicrobiales bacterium genomic window:
- a CDS encoding class II aldolase/adducin family protein translates to MTATPTGIDTWIAEMASAAVRLAALRAVEGAAGNISLFLPDDTPGLDRFLSERMPRAGKADVGDSAALPPGVLLITGTGRRLPDLARDPDQALCAIAFDQEGAVWLHRAPGDVRPTSEIDSHLGIHAATLAGHARVHAVVHAQPPKLTWLSHIPAYQDQARLNRQLLRWQPETMVMLSDGICVLPFVTPGTPEQGELTARAMRQHRLVIWSQHGVVARSDRGPAGCVDLIDYVETVAEYEVIDLIAGRPATGLTLDQLRQIARRFGLSSDLLDSLPEGVLLPGS, encoded by the coding sequence TTGACTGCCACACCGACCGGGATCGACACCTGGATTGCCGAGATGGCGTCAGCCGCCGTCCGGCTCGCCGCGCTTCGCGCCGTCGAAGGCGCAGCCGGGAATATCTCATTGTTCCTGCCTGACGATACACCGGGTCTCGACCGCTTCCTGTCCGAGCGCATGCCACGAGCTGGCAAGGCGGATGTCGGAGACAGCGCCGCATTGCCTCCCGGCGTGTTACTCATCACCGGCACCGGCCGGCGGCTGCCCGACCTCGCTCGCGACCCCGACCAGGCGCTGTGCGCCATCGCCTTCGATCAGGAAGGCGCAGTGTGGCTACACCGCGCGCCCGGTGATGTCCGGCCAACGAGTGAGATCGATAGCCATCTCGGCATCCATGCCGCGACGCTGGCCGGCCACGCTCGCGTTCATGCCGTCGTCCACGCCCAGCCACCGAAGCTGACCTGGCTCTCACACATCCCCGCCTACCAGGATCAGGCGCGCCTGAACCGCCAACTGCTCCGTTGGCAGCCGGAGACGATGGTTATGCTCTCGGATGGAATCTGCGTCTTGCCGTTCGTCACTCCCGGCACGCCCGAACAGGGCGAGCTGACGGCACGGGCCATGCGACAACATCGACTGGTGATCTGGTCGCAGCACGGCGTCGTCGCTCGCTCGGATCGCGGCCCGGCTGGCTGTGTCGACTTGATCGATTATGTCGAGACGGTGGCGGAGTACGAGGTGATCGACCTCATCGCCGGCCGGCCAGCTACGGGGCTGACGCTTGACCAGCTCCGCCAGATCGCTCGGCGCTTCGGCCTCTCCAGCGATCTGCTGGACAGCCTCCCGGAGGGTGTGCTGCTTCCCGGAAGCTGA
- a CDS encoding TerC family protein produces MTIALITGTLTIILINVLLSGDNAVVIAMASRRLPPPQRRKAILAGGAGAIVLRVVFTIVASILLRIPLLQAAGGVMLVWISWRLLREEQDEQDIQSATTVWGAFQTIVVADLLMSLDNILAISGAANGSIGLLVFGLLASMPIILFSSTLIARMMNRLPWLSLVGAVILTITAARMVIDDKIVNTHISPTHHLLALTVLAVTFTAVAVGPSAAGHLLPARARTHDSRDQVV; encoded by the coding sequence GTGACGATCGCGCTCATCACCGGAACGCTCACCATCATCCTGATCAACGTGCTGCTCTCAGGAGACAACGCCGTCGTCATCGCGATGGCGTCCCGACGCTTGCCACCTCCACAACGGCGCAAAGCGATCCTCGCTGGCGGAGCCGGGGCGATCGTGCTGCGCGTTGTCTTCACCATCGTCGCCAGCATCCTGCTGCGCATCCCGCTGCTTCAGGCGGCCGGCGGCGTGATGCTGGTCTGGATCTCCTGGCGGTTGCTGCGCGAGGAGCAGGACGAGCAGGACATTCAGTCCGCGACGACCGTCTGGGGCGCATTTCAGACGATCGTCGTCGCCGATCTGTTGATGAGTCTGGATAACATCCTCGCAATCAGCGGCGCGGCAAATGGGTCGATCGGACTGCTCGTCTTCGGGCTGCTCGCCTCAATGCCGATTATCCTGTTCTCATCCACGCTGATCGCCCGGATGATGAACCGCCTGCCGTGGCTGAGCCTGGTCGGCGCGGTGATTCTGACGATTACCGCCGCGCGGATGGTTATCGACGACAAGATCGTCAATACCCACATCTCCCCGACCCACCATCTGCTCGCGCTAACCGTGCTGGCCGTCACATTCACGGCTGTCGCTGTCGGCCCGTCCGCCGCCGGCCATCTCCTGCCGGCGCGCGCGCGCACACACGACTCGCGCGATCAGGTCGTCTGA